The genomic interval gagctgaagaagggtttgagttattgatcctcaagtaaaacaagtcctgctgtaaacatgatatacacaataaaagacgccattttatgttttgttaaatcatatcattcttgtcaatgtcatctttaacattcttaatacacaggttacactgtaaaccattattatttgaggGACATTATTTTGGTTGATTTTAAGGGTTCACTGATCCACAAGTTTATCACACACAGAAAagtaactgacacaaattcatcatttatttttctgaactgagaaatccacaaaataaactaatgtgtccgtaaaagtcttttttgaccacgaaatttcggatgaatatatatatgagtttacactttacaaacaagtaaagaggatattttatcttaagtaaattcatacttttcttttccacctcatcttttttgcattcttaatacataGGGAATACATAAGCAGGTCTTTTCCTGGCATATTTATGGGTATGTGAAACGGACCCATACGCAAAGCGTTTTTCTTtccttaacaagggctgtttgtaaaacatgcatgccccaaatatgggctgtcagttgtagtggcagccatggtgttaatacgttttttgtcactgtgaccttgacctttgacctagtgacctgaaaatcaatagggatcatttgccagtcatgatcaatgtacctatgaagtttcatgatcctaggagtaagcagtcttgagttatcatccggaaaccattttactgtgtccaagtcaccatgaccttgacctttaacctagtgagctgaaagtcaatgtacctatgaagtttcatgatcctaggcataagtgttcttgagttatcatccaaaaaccattttactattttgagtcactttgaccttgacctttgacctagtgacctgaaaatcattaggggtcatctgccagtcatgatcaatatacctatgaagtttcaagatcctaggccaaattattcttgagttaacatcaggaaaccattttactgtttcaagtcactgagaccttgacctttcacctagtgacctgaaaatttaaaggagtcatctgccagtcataatcaatgtacctatgaagtttcataatcttaGGTGTAAGCATGCTTGAGtgaacatccggaaaccattttactatttcgagtcactgtgaccttgacctttgacctagtgacctgaaaatcaataggggtcatctgccagtcatgatcagtatacctatcaagtttcatgatcctactaggcttaagcattctgtagttatcatccggaaaccatttgactatttcgagtcactgtgaccttgacctttgacctagtgacctgaaaatcaataggggtcatttgccagtcgtgatcaatgtacctatgaagtttcatgatcctaggccttagcgttctttagttatcatcaggacactatctggttgacggacagaaggaccgacagactgacaggccgacatgtgcaaaacaatataccccctcttcttcaaaaggggggcataataagtgccttatgattaatatgtctcaattatatttcaataagatctaaaaaaaaagtatattactagcataatatgattttattcttttaattttaagtattagaaatagttatattaaatttgtttttctgaaatcaatggacttttcgcacgaaaaaataaaaatcccaaaattgcattttttcccaaattggccatgaaaaggcctgataattaaaacgtctttgttaccttctgtgtattcaggtcatccttgtccaccacatcctcagcatccttgtcctgactcagcagcgactgTAGCAGCATaatagcttgatgtttttcttgtatgtatatttaggactcacacaaatttatataaatgtaatgaaaatcaataacaaatgttcaacagcataaaatatggcaaattaataaatctcacatcaagtgttacctttctgtaaacattgcgtaaaatatcaatatatactcctccaaagattacttaaacaatttcatattttatttaaaaaatattcatccatatacatttcttacatggcatggtgtttatagaaatgaaagtctaaaaatagcctcagttgctatgtacaagTGCATCTATttacaaatatgaaattttcagttgaaatgctttgttttttcatgcgcAGTTTACAAGAACTGaatgttaggaccataatgacacaaatgttatgacaacataacataatatgcattagatctaatgttctcacaaaaaccctcacattgtataatcagataacaatatgtgcacataaatcatttgtatctttaactacacacttaatgttgtattgtaacatcacacactactatgttcgtatgctaaacaacacattgtcattgaaatactaatcactaattacaacaactcaTACATACATGttcacactattccactctgaacaccaggattgTGTCGCTATTCCacagtcccacaatgatggatgatgttgtGCTGCTGTAACAGACTGACCATGGGTACCACACTCCATCCTCCTCAGTAGCAagattagccagcttactctgcccctcccagcccacctgtagtacagtgtgggGCCAGCCTCCACAGACCAGCActtggcctgcaggggtcacatgtagaccatatGGGCCacgtagtgctgggtctgtgtatgtagccaggagtgtgccatccctggccagggtgagaagcttgtcctGGTACCTGctgatgatgtacagcctgtctcctgtgggactcacagcacacttgattactgcaaaacagagtaacatcaagatattgaattactgttaatgttaaataatcttattaaacatactgcagtgatattgtattacgcatatgttgctataaagaggcctttacacatctaaaatatatgcatacatttcaatgattcaatagttaagtgtgacaataaacttcagtagcagagctattgtgtaaacgtttgacatgttgaaatgcgactggtgagtaagatatgaattgaagcaaaattaCACAGTCTATTCGATTGAAAAAATTACACATACAGAAACAATTGCTCAGTTCAATCAACATGTTTATACCATGTTACTATGTGCAGCATGAATAGATTTcccacacatgtatacatgtgataaCTATGTACTGAAATTAGTGAAATTGACCAAAGCAGACATAATTCATGTGCTGTGTTACaacgttatttgtgtttttcaagtgtttataaCAGGAAAAATAATATTCAAGACAACAGTTATTGACACTTTTCTAGCTAGTTAGATACAAAACCAATTTCaacagcaaaatgtttaaatgaacatactactataattacaatgaaattaatacatacatttgaacactTCATAAAGAATACAACCACAAGAGTACCTATGCTATAAGGCGTtatgaaattattcaatttaacaaacatattgtacatgtacaatcatttaaaaaccacaaaattaagacagggtcagaaagtgtctctttcccaggaactcagtttctatttatagacatgccatgtagtgacagtcaaaatacttcattactcatatttataaatcaatatttctgaatcttgttttggctacaatgtactgtagcattcaagggcacatatgaattatagaacaaatattttataatacatcagcgggttttctgctatgacatctgaattttattttattttcatctcacaaagtatataactataatttatatgatttaaaaaaacacaagataAAGGCCTTATGGGTcattatttgttgataaaaaaaataaatcctaaTTCGGTTCATTAAGTCGATAAAAATTTCCATATTCatcattgtatggatttaaaacaagagcacagcataacaggtgccaacgctcggctgcaaaagtttgtcagattttttttttagaggtcacagtgaccttgacctttgacctagtgacccaacatttggtgtggcatgtagaactcatcaaagttcATCTACAtatgcagcgattttccttgtccaattgggaaaagtacccgtaccggtccaattgggaaaaatcgagtcgtgaaaacctcaaaattgggaaaaatcgagtcgtgaaaacctcaaattgggaaattggtgtatttgattttttgctcccaaatactttaaaattgataaccaagtgttttcaagctgtcaatattatataaacctaggttcaagctatagagctgcaaagggaaactaactaaataatttttttatttttttattttttttaccttaaattgggaatttaaggacagcaattgggaaatttgtatttttttcgtaattgggaaagtgccgtttaccggtactttataaagaaggaggaaaatcgctgatatgaagttttaaagttgtaggtaacagcactttgattttagagcctatattaaagtttatattaaaggtcacagtgacctttgacctagtgacccaaaaatgggtgtggcatgtagaaatcatcaaggtgcatgtacatttgaagtttcaaagttgtaggtggaagcactttgatttaagagcgaatgttaaggtttatgttgaagttttatattagaggtcacagtgaccttgacctttgacctagtgaccccaaaatgggtgtggcgtgtagaactcatcaagatgcatctacatatgaagtttcaaagttgtaggtggaagcactttgattttagagcctatgttaaagttttatataagaggtcacaatgaacttgacctttgacctagtgacccaaaaatgggtgtggcgtgtagaactcatcaaggtgcatctacgtatgaagtttcaaagttgtaggtggaagcactttgattttagagccaatgttaaagttttagcacgacgcctacgaaGGACGATGAGTtggttatgacaatacctcgggttttctctaaAAACAACTGAGCTAATAACAaaatttgactagactccttttcccacaatggctagacaaatccctgtacataatacaaatgttatcaggatggatttACCATGATCCTTACCTGTATATTTGAATGACCTATGTTCATAgagtctgcagatcagtttgccactcagtgtgtatttgtacagttcttGACCAAAGGCGACAAAAAGGTCTCCTTGGTGATGGCAAATACctctacattcatgttgtaactgaaacttcctgccagaaacaagctttccctggttgacagtgataaactggacctcatgtatgttgCCATTATTCaaagccactgcaacctcactgggtgtgatcaaacAAATGTCAAATGGCCTAGCAttcacatcccagtgactcaccacctggtactgctggttcagcagcttgactttATTATTATTGAAGTCTGCAACCAGGACCTGCCCATCTGGGAGAGCACATATAGCTGTGATCCAGCATGTGTTTGAATCACTTGTTATTCTCACATTGTGCTCAGACTTCCCCTGGACCTTAAACATCTTGCCTGACTTTCCAAGCAGAGTCAATGCCTGCTGTatgatatgtttacattttatgctggctataagacagagctccttattatctccaattttctgaacgatTTCAAGTAATTGTAACAAGTCActgtgaagactggtgcatttatgaatagaacttgtaactgaccctttaatgcttataacttcatctttcatctcatTTAGTTCCTTCAAAGTAATATTGTCAAATTCATTCAAGATAGAAAGAACACTCCTACACATGtcatcttttaaatattgctcaatttTTCCCGATGTGCCCACACAATTATAACCACACTTATCCAAATTAGTGTTTACATTGCCACGCATTTGTTCGATCATATCTGCcctatgttccttgtatgttttCTGCAATGACTCAACGCTGGCCTCCTGACTGATCTGAAGGCTTTTGATTTCACCCAGAACAGTTTCGAGCTCAACTGACAGTCCCTGTAGGTCTGTGGGCTGCGTGTTTGTCAGCTCATTAATTGgagtcactttactgcactggctgaaatgaCCAAATAATACAATGTCATGAACATACCTAGGAATAAGTAAGCGATATTATGTAATACTTCAAACAAGTATacagtttaaaataaaacaaacatgaaaaaagaACTCTTTTCTTAGGCTTAATATGAGAGTATACAGATTTGCCCTTTTCCCTGTCTTTCCATCCGCGTGACTTTTCAGTCGTatataactcaacatgtattcTTGCAACTTAACGAGTACAGTAAACAGGCATGTGAACTTGTGCACCTCTTTATTTTGATTCTGTTTTTTTCATTATGATTGTAGAAATAAtttaatcattataaaaaaatgaattttaaaatgtgtgtctAGTGAACATTAAACAGTATTGCTACTAGATGACTGACACTTTGCATAAATAGTTATCATAATGTAATTTTGAGGACCTGCAAATTTTGGTATGccttttttcaacatacccagagttatggccactgtttagtaaataaatcacatataaaattgtgttgtgatttactcaaagagtacagctgatagtGGGATGAAATATTCTAAAAGTATTACCCACCATGTGAAATTTCTTTTAACATAGAAGAGTTATGTCCATTTAACCAAACAATCATATTTCTTTCAATAGTAAGAACACATTTTtagttgtttacattgttttcacttttaatattgcaaaccttgaccacactatccattaaacacatgcaagaaaagatcattGATGCTCTCCCACCCCACACAAAGCAGGCATGACTTATAATTAATATCTATtctcaaacattttaaaataagccAGCAATGAAAATCAATACAGTGTTCACAAACACCTGTCATAAGTGGATTCAAATTAAATGACTAAAAAATTTAATAATGGCAGTACTGTAATACATagagagaatattatgtgagttttggataaagatcaagtttatcatgcaaggCATAGAACCATGGTAGCACGAGACTTGCCGAGTGCTACCATGGTTTGagtcgagcatgataaacttgatctttatcaaaaacacacataaaactCTTTGTATCCTATTATGTCCTccctttttccattaataataataaaatatcgcattttttactattttatcttcctgtagttgacaaaaacatattctccaatttaaaaacaagatgcgtttgtgaaacacaatgtccccctatatgacgtttgaccttgaaggatgaccttgacccttcaccgctaaaaatgtgcagctccatgagatacacatgcatttcaaatataaaattgctagcttcaatattgcagaagtgacattacatgaacaattttgacccatatatttgacctaggatgaccttgacctttcaccactcaatattgcaaaagtattaataaaataagcgatttgggccacatatatttgacctctgaccttgaaggatgaccttgacctttcaccactcaaaatgtgcagctccatgagatacacatgcatgccaaatatcaagttgctatcttgaatattgaaatactgcaacaGTGTACATAAAATGAgctattttgacccatatatttgacctttgaccttgaaggatgaccttgacctttcaccactcaaaatgtgcagctccatgagatacatatgcatgccaaatatcaagttgctatcttcaatattgcaaaagttattgcatatgttaaagttggcgcagaccaaccaacagaccaacagacagggcaaaaacaatatgtcccccgctactaaagtgggggacataaaaacaacacaaatctgATCGAAAAATAGTGATAatataaagctaaagtttatacgatcgttgttatactatccattttcatctggtaataccCTGGGTAAATGTAGCATGTTCAATATTCCTACAGTGTTTTATCATAATCTGCTTCAACAATTGTTATATGTAATACAGGTACTGAAACTGACTACTACACCTCTATAATTTCATGATATAAGattatgtgacctttgacctatggaCCTTCACATGGATTTACATCTGAATCTTCCTCGatgtaaacataaaacacgttGCATGGATGTAAGTCAAAGCATTCGACCCTAGATATCATGTGGAAACAATTGGTCTACGGACCAACTGATAAaggacagatgcaaagcaaaataacccCGCAAATCATTCTTACAGGAAGTCCTCTATTTATTAATAAAGTCTTAGTATAAACAATCTAAGACTATAGCCTGTAATGAGCGGCTTATGGCAATtgcaacctggtctactatctcacaatatgttttaatgttatttaacctattgtgattattttgcatttgttgttGTCACTTGATCTATTCGTGGACAAGAAAAGACgccattgtaaaatatttataaggAGGCTCCAAGAGAAAGgtctattgtttatttatatgtgatattaaAATGTCATAAAGTAGCAAGCctagagtcaatgatttttttaaaaattgggctatatgtgtaatattttcaCCTTACTTTATCCtacacaaaataagaaaaacaacaatttaaaaaagaaatacttttttctcattatttgaaaaataaatagttaaatggcagcaaagcaagagccaatcgctgttcatgagctattttcacatttaaatgttaatttcccAATGTTAATGAATTCCAACTCACAAAACACGTTCAtgattatataacaaatatttttttacagtaaCGTGTACTTAATATTGAACAGAGTGGATTGCACATTTTTCACAAATATACACATACCAATGTCTAAAGTAAAAACAGTTggaaaataatattcatattcaaatgaattataaccaaaagggggtataatgtggggtgtggtaatttattagatgatgttttaaaaaaaaaattggggggggggggtaggggtgagaggggggtataatgaggggtggggtaatttattagatgatgttaaaacactgtattatgtgaattgggaataagacatcaaactgggaatggacatcattttgatgattttctcaaacaaaactattcatttcataatctacatatatttttgtaatatattatctataatttaagcttaataaaaattttccatgactttttcattaacagtgattgaattagtatcatttaaagtgtatttttaaactgcgcggcatggacacagtttcatttcatgaggattttttttttattaataaaaaaatccagttttgaagtaaaatcaatttaaatgatgctattatatatgcaagtatatgttttaattataatttgtaaaactagataaatgcaacatataaaactgcattttatgcacttttgataaaacacaatttattccctaattgatgtcttattcccaattcacataatacagtgttttaaacaaaaaataggggggggggggatggggcgGGGGAAGGGATTCTGCGTAGAGGAGTGGGgaattgtttgggtggaatccattgtggtatttaggtaagtgtttttttgtcaaagtaataataaaatgtgatcataaataaagaagttatggcaaattaagcaaaatgttcaattatctaagtgtaaaagaggccataattatgtaaaaatgcttgatacagtggtctgctcttatttataggttggggtcatgttggtaaacaagtatgcaacatataaaagcaatatgtcaaaggatataggaaatattttgggtagtcagcaaactttaacatagatttatcaataatatgcatatactaagtataaaaggggcaataattatgtaaaatgcttgatacagtggtctgctcttgtttataagttggggtgaTGTTacttaacaagtatgcaaaatatgaaagcaatatgtcaagggacaatgaaaataaatggggtagtacgaaaacttaaacatttgctgcatattctaagtggataaggggccataattattacaaaatgcttgatagagttgtctgctcttgtttatagattggggtcatgatggtaaacaagtatgcaaaatatgacagcgatatgtcaagggacattgaaaatattcggggtagtatgcaaacttaaacatttgctgcatattcttagtggataaggggccataattattacaaaatgcttgatagagttgtctgctcttgtttatagattggggtcatgatggtaaacaagtatgcaaaatatgaaagcgatatgtcaagggacattgaaaatattcggggtagtatgcaaacttaaacatttgctgcatattcttagtggaaaaggggccataattatgacaaaatgcttgatagagttgtctgctcttgtttataggttggggtcatgatggttaacaagtatgccaaatatgaaagcaatatgtcaaggcacaatgaaaatatttggggtagtacaaaaactttaacatttgcacgcttacgttAACGCAGATGCTAACGCTaacgctgacgccggggtgagtaggatagctccactatatatattttatatattatagtcgagctaaaaacaatcatggaaaatatatgaACGCTTTTTTCATTGGCTTAAGACAGGGATATATAGATTTGCACTCTTCCATCCATCGGCATGACTTTTCTGTTGTATATAACTCAACACGTATTCCTGAATTTTACgagtacagtaaccaggcatggGAGCATGCGCACCTCTAAATTTtcgttctgtttttttttcattatccccacgctttttgaaaagcatggggatGTTGTGCTTATCTCTACCGTccgcctgtccgtccgtctgtctgtccgtcctggccaatatgtcctcctacactataagcactagaaccttgaaacttacacacatggtagctatgagcatatgtgcgaccctgcactatttggaattttgatctgacccctgggtcaaaatttaTTAGGGTTTGGGCTGGCGGGTCAGAGATTTTAACTcattatgtatgttatttaaaattaacttattcatttctgcaccgttttacttcaaattgatactgaacctcccttttgacaatacggtcaatctcaactacagtacagccaaagcggaacaaacgtatttcgcgatccgcagcGGCAAGGTGAAACAAGTTGATgctgcgtcagtcgttgaagccgcgtcagtattcGGCGGCAAGTCGGATTTccccgcgaaacttcgcatctgtccaccgaggcatgccgcgatccgcgacatgatgccaagtcgatgcgcatcatgaaataaaaaatctttcaaaattattagttacatgaagttaacaaattttgaaagaacaattataataataattaaaatcataataaatttattgcacgcggattgtattagcatatacatgtaagcatagttaatgtgtctggccaattaagtttgtttcccgcccctAGTGTATgtattttacacataaacaaggtcacgttattatgttttcgcacataaaAGTGGTCAAGGCTCCTGCATATGGTGGAttcataaattaattgcatgttgaatttgctattatatttaagctgagaaaattagcagcttgaagccacatcaataatcaagacggtgacgacgtatttgttgttttgttaattatcagcttattataactattgtttgaatatgcgtatataaacacgttttattttgttcgctactaattacccgataatcccatatattccagttttgaagcaaatgctggtggtatcgctactaattacccgataatcccat from Dreissena polymorpha isolate Duluth1 chromosome 1, UMN_Dpol_1.0, whole genome shotgun sequence carries:
- the LOC127866065 gene encoding uncharacterized protein LOC127866065, with translation MKEWPVSKQVEEFLLKCQAHKDHKIEMLCDDHSQLCCTKCAFNDHSQCSKVTPINELTNTQPTDLQGLSVELETVLGEIKSLQISQEASVESLQKTYKEHRADMIEQMRGNVNTNLDKCGYNCVGTSGKIEQYLKDDMCRSVLSILNEFDNITLKELNEMKDEVISIKGSVTSSIHKCTSLHSDLLQLLEIVQKIGDNKELCLIASIKCKHIIQQALTLLGKSGKMFKVQGKSEHNVRITSDSNTCWITAICALPDGQVLVADFNNNKVKLLNQQYQVVSHWDVNARPFDICLITPSEVAVALNNGNIHEVQFITVNQGKLVSGRKFQLQHECRGICHHQGDLFVAFGQELYKYTLSGKLICRLYEHRSFKYTGNSEHIEISCAVLNFRYVRVEFPTLASE